In Sorghum bicolor cultivar BTx623 chromosome 10, Sorghum_bicolor_NCBIv3, whole genome shotgun sequence, one genomic interval encodes:
- the LOC110431430 gene encoding uncharacterized protein LOC110431430: protein MIYPLICFYAVEWHLPNRVARQFGLCQQWPVPPFDTSVELHKIDRQKQKKTVEFQTLHRQYIEVWDQFHDNLYENEQPHTNYNFRAYLTWYLGVTRTRLKIQWIQADYAYLESSEDEDTSYDLAARQGTLIEAAPVLDRVGNAIKQSVLDIERFPRTGVDEHTLNNFLGRLARRLRRAAARCGCGTSAAMNVHVPQERQCNTPVVHDTSSLGGSGGQSSSRPTMDTFQSDDDEDEEGVAEERDYDELGLSQLPDAPSTQPTQVARRRRRSPCRYTPGTDALGHKGKGKTRRQ from the exons ATGATCTACCCTCTGATTTGCTTCTATGCTGTTGAGTGGCACCTTCCAAATCGAGTAGCCCGCCAATTTGGCTTGTGCCAGCAATGGCCTGTCCCTCCATTTGATACTTCCGTGGAGCTGCACAA GATTGATCGTCAGAAGCAGAAGAAGACAGTTGAGTTTCAAACGTTGCATCGTCAGTACATAGAGGTGTGGGACCAGTTTCATGACAACCTCTACGAAAATGAGCAACCACATACCAACTACAATTTTCGTGCATACCTTACTTGGTAcctaggtgttacacgaacaagGTTGAAAATTCAGTGGATCCAAGCAGATTATGCGTACCTTGAATCATCTGAGGATGAGGACACTTCCTATGACCTAGCAGCACGACAAGGGACACTTATCGAGGCAGCACCTGTCTTGGACCGAGTG GGCAACGCAATCAAGCAATCTGTACTTGACATCGAACGGTTTCCAAGAACAGGTGTGGACGAGCACACACTAAACAACTTTCTTGGA AGACTAGCACGTAGGCTTAGGCGTGCTGCAGCTCGGTGCGGTTGCGGTACTAGTGCTGCGATGAATGTGCATGTGCCACAGGAACGACAATGCAACACACCTGTTGTGCATGATACATCTTCTTTGGGAG GATCTGGAGGACAGAGCTCGTCTCGGCCAACTATGGACACTTTTCAaagcgatgatgatgaggacgaAGAGGGGGTGGCCGAGGAGCGTGACTATGACGAGCTTGGGTTATCTCAGCTTCCTGATGCTCCTTCTACTCAGCCTACGCAGGTTGCAAGAAGGCGACGTCGTTCGCCTTGTAGGTACACTCCAGGCACCGATGCTCTTGGCCACAAGGGTAAGGGTAAGACTAGGAGGCAGTGA